TTTTCACAGAATTAATCTTTTTAAGTAAGTTCCCCTGTATTTACTCTATTGCATTATACTAggacaaatatttaaaaaactgCGCATAGCTCCCCTCCtctaaaagctgtatccgcccctgaTTTCCTAGGaacattcatacataaatatgCATGGGATGTGTGCATGACACAACGTTCCAGCAAGCAGTCCCTGGTGTCCTTACATGCCCCCTTCGCGTGAAACGACGTGAGATTTCGCGCGTTTTCCTGTGTTTACCTCTAGGAATTGTGGGTAATGATACAGCAACATGGCCGCCGAAAGTATCGTCGATCTGCGACACAAGTTAAGACATCAATCAAAGCCCGCTAAGTCGGTAAAAAAACGCCACTCAGGGGGTCAGTATGATACCATGTATGCAGATTTCTACCAACCATCCTCGAGATATGAAGATCACGTAAGAAACGAACGCGAGGATGAATTACGTAAACTTGACAACAGTATTCAGCAACGTCGACTTTTCTCAACAGCGCAGTGCGAAGAGATCGAGAGAAAAATTGACGAGGTTGTCGCTGAAGCCGAAGCAGGGGTGTACAAAGATTGCACAGTTGATCGAGCACCAttgagaaacaaatatttctttggCGAAGGGTACACGTACGGATCTCAGATGGCAAAGAAGGGCCCTGGGCAGGAGAGGCTTTACCCAAAAGGGGATGTAGACGAAGTACCCAAGTGGATAGAAAAACTTGTGATAAACCCCCTGTATGACGCTGAAATTGTTCCGAAAGGCTTCGTCAACAGTGCTGTGATCAATGACTATATGCCTGGGGGATGCATCGTCTCACACATCGATCCACCTCATATATTTGACCGCCCCATCTTTTCTGTATCTTT
The nucleotide sequence above comes from Haliotis asinina isolate JCU_RB_2024 chromosome 5, JCU_Hal_asi_v2, whole genome shotgun sequence. Encoded proteins:
- the LOC137284743 gene encoding RNA demethylase ALKBH5-like, with product MAAESIVDLRHKLRHQSKPAKSVKKRHSGGQYDTMYADFYQPSSRYEDHVRNEREDELRKLDNSIQQRRLFSTAQCEEIERKIDEVVAEAEAGVYKDCTVDRAPLRNKYFFGEGYTYGSQMAKKGPGQERLYPKGDVDEVPKWIEKLVINPLYDAEIVPKGFVNSAVINDYMPGGCIVSHIDPPHIFDRPIFSVSFFSDSALSFGCRFSFKPIRVSKPVLTLPIQRGCVTVLSGYAADGITHCIRPQDVVARRAVIILRRVLPDAPRLDDDRFFTRKRQHVSDDSDSEDENQSHSYRVVMPRAQAAKSQKLNQKPPKVNSKVICMRHGSGDKEENNDSGEEDIASSTKKIEREVRFSNWKS